The nucleotide sequence ttttgttacatGGTACATGTTATTTTAGcttatacataaatttatataaaaatattgacaaaTGGTTGGTATGCTACATAGATTTGttgttatttgataaaaatatttgttacatGGTATACATTCTGTTACCTCGTATATAATTTGGTATAAAAAATTGATAGATGGTTTGTTACTTGGTACATGTTATGGTAGCTGAATATAATTGGTTATCTGATACGTGTTATGTTAGATCATATATAACACTATATCTTAGTGGTTACAAATTATATTAGCTAAAACATTTATGTGTTGTCATTGTTGTTAGACTGGAAGATCCTCAAATatactttttttatatgtttatagtttTCTAAATTGAGACTAATAAAGTGAAtgtgaaaatataaaagaaaagtgAATGTGAAAGTATAAGAGGAACGATAGTgtaagaagaaagaaaatgtaAGAATGTGTAAGAGAAAAGAAAGTGTAAAAATGTATAAGAATATGTAAGAGAAAAGAGAATGTAAGAATGTGTAAGAAGAAAGAtagtgtaaaaatatataaaagaaaagagaatgtAAAGAAAgacatttttgaaaatctaaaGTAAGAAATGTAGAGCAatctatacatatgtcaaaacATGTGTAGATTACTAATTTTAAcaccatttatatatattaagttaattCTCTCAGTTTAACAATAATAACAGTGTTTTCCAATTACTTTTGATTTAACAATGCATACATCTAAGAGCATCTCTAACAATGACACTAAATTTAGTGTTgaaattacaccaaatttggtgttttggtattaatttttttttgtcatctccaaTAATAACACCAAATCTTACACCAAAagcaatattatatattatttgatgttttcagttttaaaacttttatatttctattatttgtaattgataaataataacTTTGTTATATCtggattatatttatattttattatttgtaagtgataaataataatagttatttactaatttattttaaatataataataaaataaaaataaaaaaaataaattttatgaaaataaattaaaaatacaaataatataatattatttatgtttaattacaaatttgatagtaattgatctatattattaaatgaaacatattaaaatgtattttagaaatttagtGTGATGAATATTATCACAcgaaatgtgaaaataaattttaaaaaagataatacaatatatttatgtttaattacaaatttaagagtaattaaattatatttttaaataaaacatattaaaatatgtattttgaagatttggtgtgatgaatagtattacaccaaatttgatgtAATACCATTCACATTACATCAAATTTGGTGAAATGATGTCAAATTTGATGTCTTGTTAGagataaaataacactaaatttagTGTTTTGGTATCTTATAGGAAATGGCCTAATAACAACGCACCACGTgacattgttttctttttcaccCTCTTCATGATTCAATACATTCTACAAAATTTAATTCACATCTGGTTCAATGTATTTAATTGCATAATGTAAAAGTAACTTTAAATATAAAGCAACTACAGataatctaataaaatattttataataaaataataatacaagaaAATAGGAAAATTGTTAAAATGTAAAGGAATAGATATCTATACAATTTCAAATGCTATTTACctaattttattgatttttaaatttaagtatattttgaccaaaaaaaatcttaaagtattaatatttgtttttttaatattttcttacagtgttacatataataaaagTGGTCTTAGTATTATACTAACTTAAGCTCAAGTCAACTTGTTTCTCCTTTTCTACAGCTGATTTATCACAATCAAACCAGAAAACTTGTTACCAAATATAGATCTAAAAATTGACAATTGAAGCCAGGGGTAATACAGTAGTTTCAAAAACGGGTCCACAAAAGTGAGCTAATCCAGGGCTAGTTGAGATAGAGAGAAGAGACAGGGCGTGTCTAGAGAAGGTCGCTCAGACTTTTGCACGAACACCTAAAAGTTCAATGGTCCAAAAGGACGGCTCTGGTCTAGAGATAGATAAAGAGAGGACCGCTTCAGAGAACGTTATCACGAAAGATCAAATCACAATTCATCATCCACCACCAGAAACTCCTTATCGTACGCCTCTCTGCCATTAAGTCCTTTTATCGTACGCATACGCCAGTATTCTCCAAAGTACAAAATAGAAAGAGACAGTAAAAGAGTTTCTACGACTTTCAAGTACAAAGCTTTGTCTGGAACAAATCTTTAGGTCTCCCTCTCTAGATTCGAAAATTACACCATATTTTCTTCTCCTTTAATTTAATCTTTTTATCCTTAACTTATTTTAATCACAcataaagtttcatttttttattcgaTTTGGAAATAGTGTTaagatttttatgttttcgataTTTGATTTTTGCTGATAGTAAAATTTCACCATATTTTCTTCTCCTTTAATTTAATCTTTTTCATTAGCTCTTTTTAGTCAATCACAtaaagtttcttttttaaattcgaTTGGAAAATAAAGTTAAGATTTTTATGTTTGGGTTTCTGGGTTTTCGTTATTTGATATTTGGTGATAGTTCTAGGgtttttttccttattttttttttttttgttttgcgtTTTCTTGCTAATTCTAGATCTGATTATTTTCTTCCTTTTCCCTTCAGGTATATGATAAAAAAAGGAATGATGTCCCATGACTTCTGTGTCTGCTTCATGCAACATGTCGGCTTAGATTTGGTTACAAAAGATGCAATCTAAACTTTAGGATAAGGTTTTTCAGATTTCTATCTCCCCCTTTGGAATAGTTTTTGTCAGagagcagaaaaaaaaaagtaaaatcaaTGGCGAATCCTTGGTGGGTAGGGAACGTTGCTATGGGAGGAGTGGAGAGTCCAGTGACGTCATCAGCTCCGTCTATGCACCACAGAAGCAATAACCCGAGTATGCCCCGGTCGGATCCAAGATTGGACCATGACTTCGCCAACAACAGTGGAAGCCCTAACACTCAGACACAGACACAGAACAGCCAAGAGGAACCTAATAGCCGAGACGAGGTACTTGCTATCGAACCCGGATCTGGATCCGGGTCTACGGGTCGACGTCCGAGAGGGAGACCTCCAGGTTCCAAGAACAAACCGAAGAACCCAGTGGTTGTCTCCAAAGAAAGTCCCAACTCGCTGCAAAGCCACGTCCTCGAGATCGCCACGGGAACTGACGTGGCGGAAGCCCTAAACGCCTTCGCTCGTAGACGCGGGAGAGGCGTTTCTGTTCTGAGCGGTAGCGGTTTGGTGACTAATGTTACTCTGCGACAGCCTGCTGTGTCTGGAGGAGTTTTGTCTCTTCGTGGTCAGTTTGAGATCTTGTCTATGTGCGGTGCTTTTCTTCCGACTTCAGGTTCTCCGGCAGCCGCGGCCGGTTTAACGGTTTACTTAGCTGGAGCTCAGGGTCAAGTCCTGGGAGGTGGAGTCGCTGGACCGCTTATTGCTTCTGGACCGGTTATTGTTATCGCTGCTACGTTTTCTAATGCTACTTACGAGAGGTTACCTATTGAAGATGAGCAGCAGCAACCGCAACTAGAAGAAGCtaagaaggagaaagagaaagacgATAACGAGAGTGGGAATGATGGTAACGAAGGGTCCATGCAGCCGCTACCCCCGCCGATGTATAATATGCCTCCTGGTTTTATGCCAAATGGTCAGCAAATGGCTCAACACGACGTGTATTGGGGTGCTCCTCCTCCTCGTGGTCCTCCTTCATATTGATAATTAGATAGGTGATGGTTGCAAGGTGTTCTTTTAGCTCGGAGGATTATGTTTCCATCTGTTGAAATTATTTAGGAGTGGTTAGACTTTTGTTTATTAAGCTCGGACGATGTCTAGCtagtgtttgtttgttttgtggcGGTGATTACTAGTTTTTCTGACTGATCTCGGTTAGTTTTGTTATGAATGTTGTTAACTGATCATAGAATCGCCTTGGAGCTTTGATGTTCTTCTCTTTATTTTGTGGATAAACCTCAGCATAGTCTTTATGAGAAATGGCGTGTGTGGAGTGTGATTCTTGTTCATCCTTCGCGTTCTTTAAGACCTTTTATTCGTTTGAGGCATTGTTCTAATCATTTCTAGATCTCGAGGCTGGTTTAGTTTCGTTATATTTCTCTATTATTTTGTTCTTCTTGAGTTTGTGTCTTTGTGATGCGGTAAGAGTTGGCAAGGGAGGGGTTTGTGTTACAAGTAGATATGTGGATTTAGGGATTTTATATATGCTTCATTTTTGAATCTTTAAGCAtacaataaccatgtgaggagtCAATGTTAGTGAGGTTTTATGTGGTTTAAGATTGAGGATATACTTTCTTATATACATGTGTATTGTTTATTCTTCTAGAGAAAGTTGTTTGGTATTTCAACCAAGATGATTTTATTGATGTTactgtttttggttttggtacCAAGGTCTTTTATATGGTCAAAAAGAGTGGTTTTATCAAATAAGAATcggtatttttccatttttgggTGTTTTTACAGTCATTGGTCTTAcaaattctttttctttttatgtacCACTTGTACTACAAGCAAACCAAAAACGAAAGTACGGGAGATATGGTCCCATCATAACTAAATACCGTAGCAAATttgtatgtttatattttattattccttttttttttgtcaacatattttattattcctAAAAGTTCATAGAGAactgaaagaataaaaaatttcgTTTGAAAATAGATACAATATTAGCTAGGCAACAAAGTAGCAGCGCAGCTTTGCAAGATCTGCTTCAACTTCATACACATTAGCAGCAAGATGGGTAGTTGATTATCGGAGGAATAGCTAGACactaaatctaaaataatcTCGCTCGTAAAAGAGTTTAGTGATATATCAAAAGAAATTTCTAActccactctattttttactctgaaataaagtttaaagtaaaaatgttttaacgatgttttatttttctgtctataatagaataaaaaatagttttgttctatatatagagtaaattgttttttttgttcatcattctattttctattctaaaatataatacaatttgaTTATATCacaatctattataaaattattttattttatagtaaaaaatttGGTGAACTATTAGAGATCATCTAAGATTAAATTTCTTGTCCATTACGCATTTTCATAAGATCAAGGTTCGGTGTAATTAACGTGTTGATTTCTTCAATTATACTGCTCTTTAGCTGCTAACAGTAGGAGTGTATATTATAGTagactagagattttttccgcgcttcgcgcggattgtgtcttataaatttattttatttataatattatttgtcggtttgtttcttttacattaattttttgtttttccaatgttagtttttcttaatttaaatttatatgtttatagtttttctttttttctggttgtagatggagaattatattttttattgatagtTTTTGaatgtgacataaactttttgaaattttaaaataatgttatatatagtacaattaacacattaaagaaaagaaacatatttAAGCACATTTTATACaggttttatatacataattttaaacattatatatgtatatattataagtttgaaacatgtaaatgctttctaaagttaaatacttgttctgagtttacataacttatcgaaagttttatcttttttaatttaaatcacagaaaaaaatcaaaaagtcagtatagatgAGTTTTcttgggcttttaaatcaacactgaaaatttacatgaatcatataacaacagttttataaacaactcgataaaatttgaccgagccaaagattttcacacaatatgttctttcttcttcaaattgcgaagagcctataggcacaagaaaaaaatcataatttttgttttcacttatataacattttttttcctttacacACGGAatttattacactgctataagcaattgagaactctattcatataagattcacatctatgcattttgacaaagaagaattttagccatctttagtttcggaatgaatcaacttcagtcatatacactatattttctctatgattcaaatcttacaattttaatatatgtgcagatttccatgtgaaaaaacacgcacgccatctatcgttcaacctattacttttttcaaagtaaacactataatcctcgtttggttagctccacaaactaatctctttggatcagtgtaacctttcagaaaatgataatcttaacatcttacaaaaaaaaacaacaaatattgacttatttatatgaatatatattattttaaatcattatagtggacgaagaaagcaccataatttgtacaacaaattttcttagattcacttcatcatattcaccattttaccattttaattacataattttatatgagcttcttcacctttcccggttattttctctttatttataactacaatataaagttataaactatatatatattataaattaataatttatttactcttaaagtaacgattaaaaatagaacataattcaatatagatatatgattctattaataaattagcagttacaaatttaaaatttttagaaatatcaaaagttttatattagttaattatcttctaaatgacatttatttttaattctttttggatgagaatattttggctgaggtggatagcctcaaaagccttgaatttagtcccttttatatagtaggatttcgattcagtttttgttttgtgttttttccAGTTTTGAGAAATAATGAATTCGTTCTCCTTTTGCCAAACGCATATAGTGAATTAGAACATAccattattttggtttttgtcaaaagaaaaatatactatataactCGATTTGTTTTTTAGTTCAAATTCAGCTCTGTATTTGGtcaaaaataattgaaactGAGCCAATCTTGACCGGTTCAATTCTCCACTGCCGATATGTCTTCCCCGACAACTCCGTTTCAAAACATGATTACGCTATTTTCTTTcacaataatattaattaaaattcatgttttcaCATTTTGGAGCTAATTATTTATTACCATTAATTTAtctattcaaatatttattttggtggcaaaaaaatatttattttattccatTATTTATTTACCATTCCATTATGTATTGTAGTCATCGCTATAATTATTGGTAAAACATCTTCTGTTTTATTAACTTTTAGTCTTCCAATTTTTGACAACGTTTACTTTATCCGTTAATGTCTCCAAACTTATTCCAATTTTGATTTCATTAGCTTTATTATGTGATTTTATTGAcctttttgagaaaattttattgACTCTTGTTTGATATCcaagaatatttttgtattCAACGTTTCTGATTTTTCCACAATGCATGCTAgcaatatttttcaatataaagtGGGTAGTTTACACAATTTATTCT is from Brassica napus cultivar Da-Ae chromosome A4, Da-Ae, whole genome shotgun sequence and encodes:
- the LOC106445363 gene encoding AT-hook motif nuclear-localized protein 15; the encoded protein is MANPWWVGNVAMGGVESPVTSSAPSMHHRSNNPSMPRSDPRLDHDFANNSGSPNTQTQTQNSQEEPNSRDEVLAIEPGSGSGSTGRRPRGRPPGSKNKPKNPVVVSKESPNSLQSHVLEIATGTDVAEALNAFARRRGRGVSVLSGSGLVTNVTLRQPAVSGGVLSLRGQFEILSMCGAFLPTSGSPAAAAGLTVYLAGAQGQVLGGGVAGPLIASGPVIVIAATFSNATYERLPIEDEQQQPQLEEAKKEKEKDDNESGNDGNEGSMQPLPPPMYNMPPGFMPNGQQMAQHDVYWGAPPPRGPPSY